A single window of Aythya fuligula isolate bAytFul2 chromosome Z, bAytFul2.pri, whole genome shotgun sequence DNA harbors:
- the RNF170 gene encoding E3 ubiquitin-protein ligase RNF170 isoform X1, with the protein MASHQAEVQSLKLDNDSVIEGISDQVLVAVVLSFTFIAALVYTLLRNEHQNIHPENQELVRALRQQLQTEQQDASAGDRHRFYTDMSCPVCLQQATFPIETNCGHLFCGSCIIAYWRYGSWLGAIRCPICRQTVTLFLPLFGEDQQDATQVLQDVNDYNRRFSGQPRSIMERIMDLPTLLRHAFREMFSVGGLFWMFRIRIFLCLLGALLYLASPLDFLPEALFGILGFLDDFFVIFLLLIYISIMYREVVTQRLNR; encoded by the exons ATGGCCAGTCACCAGGCAGAAGTTCAGAGTTTGAAGCTAGATAATGATTCAGTCATAGAAGGAATAAGTGACCAGGTACTGGTGGCAGTTGTGCTCAGTTTCACTTTCATTGCTGCTCTGGTATATACGCTTTTAAG AAACGAACATCAGAACATACACCCAGAAAATCAAGAGCTAGTAAGAGCTCTTCGACAGCAGCTTCAAACTGAACAG CAGGATGCCTCTGCTGGTGATAGACATCGCTTCTATACAGATATGTCTTGTCCAGTCTGTTTGCAACAAGCTACATTTCCTATAGAAACAAACTGTGGACATCTTTTCTGTG GTTCCTGCATTATTGCATACTGGAGGTATGGATCGTGGCTTGGTGCAATCCGTTGTCCAATCTGCAGACAAACG GTAACATTGTTTTTACCACTCTTCGGTGAAGATCAGCAGGATGCAACCCAAGTATTGCAAGATGTTAATGATTACAATCGGAGATTCTCAGGACAACCTAGATCT ATTATGGAAAGAATTATGGATCTGCCCACTTTACTGCGGCATGCATTCAGGGAGATGTTTTCTGTTGGGGGCCTCTTCTGGATGTTTCGCATCAGAATATTTCTCTGCTTGCTTGGAGCTTTGCTCTATCTGGCATCACCTCtggattttcttcctgaagccCTCTTTGGAATCCTGGGGTTCTTGGAtgatttctttgtcatttttctcctgctgatATACATCTCCATCATGTACCGAGAAGTGGTAACACAGCGGCTGAATAGATGA
- the RNF170 gene encoding E3 ubiquitin-protein ligase RNF170 isoform X2, giving the protein MASHQAEVQSLKLDNDSVIEGISDQVLVAVVLSFTFIAALVYTLLRNEHQNIHPENQELVRALRQQLQTEQDASAGDRHRFYTDMSCPVCLQQATFPIETNCGHLFCGSCIIAYWRYGSWLGAIRCPICRQTVTLFLPLFGEDQQDATQVLQDVNDYNRRFSGQPRSIMERIMDLPTLLRHAFREMFSVGGLFWMFRIRIFLCLLGALLYLASPLDFLPEALFGILGFLDDFFVIFLLLIYISIMYREVVTQRLNR; this is encoded by the exons ATGGCCAGTCACCAGGCAGAAGTTCAGAGTTTGAAGCTAGATAATGATTCAGTCATAGAAGGAATAAGTGACCAGGTACTGGTGGCAGTTGTGCTCAGTTTCACTTTCATTGCTGCTCTGGTATATACGCTTTTAAG AAACGAACATCAGAACATACACCCAGAAAATCAAGAGCTAGTAAGAGCTCTTCGACAGCAGCTTCAAACTGAACAG GATGCCTCTGCTGGTGATAGACATCGCTTCTATACAGATATGTCTTGTCCAGTCTGTTTGCAACAAGCTACATTTCCTATAGAAACAAACTGTGGACATCTTTTCTGTG GTTCCTGCATTATTGCATACTGGAGGTATGGATCGTGGCTTGGTGCAATCCGTTGTCCAATCTGCAGACAAACG GTAACATTGTTTTTACCACTCTTCGGTGAAGATCAGCAGGATGCAACCCAAGTATTGCAAGATGTTAATGATTACAATCGGAGATTCTCAGGACAACCTAGATCT ATTATGGAAAGAATTATGGATCTGCCCACTTTACTGCGGCATGCATTCAGGGAGATGTTTTCTGTTGGGGGCCTCTTCTGGATGTTTCGCATCAGAATATTTCTCTGCTTGCTTGGAGCTTTGCTCTATCTGGCATCACCTCtggattttcttcctgaagccCTCTTTGGAATCCTGGGGTTCTTGGAtgatttctttgtcatttttctcctgctgatATACATCTCCATCATGTACCGAGAAGTGGTAACACAGCGGCTGAATAGATGA
- the RNF170 gene encoding E3 ubiquitin-protein ligase RNF170 isoform X3 yields the protein MSCPVCLQQATFPIETNCGHLFCGSCIIAYWRYGSWLGAIRCPICRQTVTLFLPLFGEDQQDATQVLQDVNDYNRRFSGQPRSIMERIMDLPTLLRHAFREMFSVGGLFWMFRIRIFLCLLGALLYLASPLDFLPEALFGILGFLDDFFVIFLLLIYISIMYREVVTQRLNR from the exons ATGTCTTGTCCAGTCTGTTTGCAACAAGCTACATTTCCTATAGAAACAAACTGTGGACATCTTTTCTGTG GTTCCTGCATTATTGCATACTGGAGGTATGGATCGTGGCTTGGTGCAATCCGTTGTCCAATCTGCAGACAAACG GTAACATTGTTTTTACCACTCTTCGGTGAAGATCAGCAGGATGCAACCCAAGTATTGCAAGATGTTAATGATTACAATCGGAGATTCTCAGGACAACCTAGATCT ATTATGGAAAGAATTATGGATCTGCCCACTTTACTGCGGCATGCATTCAGGGAGATGTTTTCTGTTGGGGGCCTCTTCTGGATGTTTCGCATCAGAATATTTCTCTGCTTGCTTGGAGCTTTGCTCTATCTGGCATCACCTCtggattttcttcctgaagccCTCTTTGGAATCCTGGGGTTCTTGGAtgatttctttgtcatttttctcctgctgatATACATCTCCATCATGTACCGAGAAGTGGTAACACAGCGGCTGAATAGATGA